The Streptomyces sp. RKND-216 genomic sequence GTCAGCCCGCCGGGACCGTCCACACGCCGCCGCGCATCAGATGGCGCCCCGTCAGCTCGTGCTCGCCGTGAAACGCCTGCACGTCCGTCGGGGTGACGCGGAAGTACAGATAGGGCGAGCCGGGCCGCTTGGCGCGGCGCGGGTCCCAGCCGCAGCGTGCGGCGAACGCGTCGGCGTCGGCCGGGTCCACCTCGTGCAGCGAGAACGCCTCCACGGACCCGTCGATGAGCACCACGTCCCGGGTGTCGCCGAACGAGATCCGGACCGCGGACGTCTGAAGGAGGTTGCGCCCGGTGGGGTTGGCGCCCCGCGTGGACAGCCACACCGCCGCACCGTCCCAGTGCACGGACAGCGGCACCAGGCACGGCACGCCCTCGGGGCCGGCCGTGGCCACCCAGACGTCCTCCTCCGTGCGCAGACGTTCCAGGACCGCCTCTCTGCGCTGGTCGGCTGGGCGGGGCGCGGGGCGTGTCGTCGTCATGACCGGCACCGTAGGGGAGGCGTGTGCCGCACCACATCGGACGGTGGCCCGAGCCGCTCTCCGCCCCGGGGCCTACTCCCGTTCGCGCCAGCCCTCGTACTCCTCGGCGAGCAGGGCCAGCGCCTCCGCGTCGTAGGAGCCGTCGCCGTCCTCCAGGACGACCAGCCACTGGGCGTCCTCCGCGTCGTCCTCGCCCGCCAGCTCCTCCCGCACGAGCTGTGGCTCGTCCGGGCCGGCGCCGAAGTGCTCGGTCAGTGCGTCGGCGACCTCCTCGGCGGCGTCGCGGTCGGGAAGGACCAGGATGTGTCGTAGGTGCTGCGTCACCCGGCCATTGTCCGGGAACCGGGGAACGCCGGAGAGGAGGGGCGGGCGCTGTCGGTGGGGCGTGGGATGCTGGTGGGCGATGGCCGGTACCCGTAAGAAGACGTCCGAAGACCCGCTCGCGCCCGTCACGGTGGCCGTGGGCCAGGAGGAACTGCTCCTGGACCGCGCCGTGCAGCAGGTGGTGACCGCGGCCCGCGCCGCCGACCCCGACACCGACGTGCGCGACCTGACGTCCCCCGAACTCCAGCCGGGCACGCTGGCGGAGCTGACGAGCCCGTCCCTGTTCGCCGAGCGCAAGGTCGTGGTGGTGCGGTCCGCGCAGGACCTGGCGGCGGACAGCGTCAAGGACGTCAAGGCGTACCTCGCCTCGCCGGCCGAGGAGATCACCCTCGTTCTGCTGCACGCGGGCGGTCCCAAGGGGAAGGGCCTGCTGGACGCCGCCCGCAAGGCCGGCGCTCGCGAGGTGGCCTGCGCGAAGCTCACCAAGCCGGCCGACCGACTCGCCTTCGTCCGCGCCGAGTTCCGCACAGCCGGCCGTTCGGCGACGCCGGAGGCGTGCCAGGCACTGGTCGACGCGATCGGCAGCGACCTGCGCGAACTGGCCTCCGCCTGCGCGCAGCTCGCTGCCGACGTCGAGGGCGCCATCGACGACGCGGTCGTCGCCCGCTACTACACCGGCCGCGCGGAGGCGTCGAGCTTCACCGTGGCCGACCGCGCGGTCGAGGGACGCACGGCGGAGGCGCTGGAGGCGCTGCGCTGGTCGCTGGCGACCGGCGTGGCCCCGGTGCTGATCAGCAGCGCCCTCGCACAGGGCGTGCGGTCGATCGGGAAGCTGGCGTCGGCGCCGCGCGGCATGCGCCCCGGCGACCTTGCCCGCGAGCTGGGCATGCCGCCGTGGAAGATCGACCGGGTGCGCCAGCAGATGCGCGGCTGGTCCGCGGACGGCGTCTCCTCGGCGCTGCGCGCCGTCGCCGCGGCCGATGCGGGTGTGAAGGGCGGCGGCAACGACCCGGGGTACGCCCTGGAACAGGCCGTCATCGCGGTCTCCCGCGCCGCCCGCTCCCGCTGACACCGCGGGCGGGGCCGCTCTCCGCCGACCCGCGCTCGTCCCGTCGGCCCCCGGCGCACGCCGAAGCCCCCGTCAGCGGCCTGGGGAAAGGCCGTGGACGGGGGCTTCGGTGCGATCTTTGTGGTGCGCCGCACCCGCGTGGCGAACGCAGGCCGCGTGCGGCGCGGTGCCGAGTCTCGGTTCCGGTACACGGCGGAGTGAGAGGGCCCGCCGGGGCCGTACCGGTCCGTCGAAGCGGTCCGACCGAGAAGAGGTCAGCCCTTGAGGGAGGCGACCTTCTGCGCGAGCGCCGACTTCTTGTTGGCGGCGTTGTTCTTGTGCAGGACACCCTTGCTGGCGGCCTTGTCGAGCTTGCGCGAGGCGACGCGGGCGGCCTCGGTGGCCTTCTCGAGGTCACCGGCGGCCACGGCCTCGCGGGTGCGACGGATCGCGGTCTTCAGCTCGGACTTGACCGCCTTGTTGCGCTGGCGGGCCTTCTCGTTGGTCTTGATCCGCTTGATCTGGGACTTGATGTTCGCCACGAATGAGCCTTTGCGGGTTCAGTACGGTCTTCTGGGTGTGTCCGGACGTGCACGAGCGTGCACGCAGGCACAGCGGCCCAGGCTACCAGCAGCGGCCCGGCCCGCCGAATCGCCCGCCGTCGTACGCCCGCCGGGCCCGCGTGCGGGCACGTACGGCGCCGGTGCCGTCCGCACGGCATGTGCATGGGACGATGGGGGCGACTAGCGTTCTCCGAAGCGACGAAGCCGACTCTTATCCAGACCCGACAGGACCCTGCGTGCCCGCGACCCCATCGAACGTGCCGGAGCCGAGCCGTACCGACCCGGCGCTGATCCGCAACTTCTGCATCATCGCGCACATCGACCACGGCAAGTCGACACTCGCCGACCGCATGCTCCAGCTGACGGGCATCGTCGAGGAGCGCCAGATGCGCGCCCAGTACCTCGACCGGATGGACATCGAGCGTGAGCGCGGCATCACGATCAAGTCCCAGGCCGTACGGCTGCCGTGGAAGCCGACGGAGGAGGCGGACGCAGCCGCCGCCCCGCACATCCTGAACATGATCGACACCCCGGGCCACGTCGACTTCACCTACGAGGTGTCCCGTTCCCTCGCCGCCTGCGAGGGCTGCGTCCTGCTGGTCGACGCCGCCCAGGGCATCGAGGCCCAGACCCTCGCCAACCTCTACCTGGCGATGGAGCACGACCTCACGATCATCCCGGTGCTCAACAAGATCGACCTGCCCGCCGCGCAGCCGGAGAAGTTCGCGGCCGAGCTGGCGCACCTCATCGGCTGTGAGCCCGAAGACGTGCTCAAGGTCTCCGCGAAGACGGGCGAGGGCGTCGGGGACCTGCTGGACGAGGTCGTGCGCCAGGTGCCGGCCCCGGTCGGCGTGGCGGACGCGCCCGCCCGCGCGATGATCTTCGACTCCGTCTACGACGCCTACCGCGGCGTCGTCACCTATGTGAAGGTCGTCGACGGCAAGCTCGGACGGCGCGAGCGCATCCGGATGATGTCCACCGGCGCAACCCACGAACTGCTGGAGATCGGCACGAACGCGCCGGAGATGACGGCCGCCGACGGTCTCGGCGTCGGCGAAGTCGGTTACCTGATCACCGGTGTGAAGGACGTCCGCCAGTCGAAGGTCGGCGACACCGTCACCCAGCAGCACAAGGGCGCCGAGGAGCCGCTGGCGGGCTACAAGGACCCCAAGCCGATGGTGTTCTCCGGCCTGTACCCGCTGGACGGTTCGGACTACCCGGAACTGCGCGAGGCTCTGCACAAGCTGCAGCTCAACGACGCCGCGCTGAGCTTCGAGCCGGAGACCTCCGCAGCGCTCGGCTTCGGCTTCCGCGTGGGCTTCCTGGGGCTGCTGCACCTGGAGGTGATCCGGGAGCGGCTGGAGCGCGAGTTCAACCTCGACCTGATCGCCACCGCGCCCAACGTGATCTACCAGGTGCGGATGGAGGACGGGACCGAGCACACCGTCACCAACCCCACCGAGTTCCCCGCCGGCAAGATCGCCGAGGTGGAGGAGCCGATGGTCAGGGCCACGCTGCTGGCCCCCAGTGAGTTCGTCGGGGCGATCATGGAGCTGTGCCAGGCCCGGCGCGGCAACCTCCAGGGCATGGACTACCTCTCCGAGGACCGCGTCGAACTGCGCTACACGCTGCCGCTGGCCGAGATCGTCTTCGACTTCTTCGACGCGCTGAAGTCCAAGACCCGAGGCTACGCCTCACTCGACTACGAGCCGACCGGCGAGCAGGTCGCCGACCTGGTCAAGGTCGACATCCTCCTGCAGGGCGACAAGGTCGACGCCTTCTCCGCGATCGTGCACAAGGACAAGGCGTACTCCTACGGCGTGCGCATGGCGACCAAGCTGCGCGAGCTGATCCCGCGCCAGCAGTTCGAGGTGCCCATCCAGGCGGCCGTCGGATCCCGGGTGATCGCCCGCGAGACGGTGCGCGCCATCCGCAAGGACGTCCTCGCCAAGTGCTACGGCGGTGACATCTCCCGTAAGCGGAAGCTGCTGGAGAAGCAGAAGGAGGGCAAGAAGCGGATGAAGGTCGTGGGCCGGGTCGAGGTCCCGCAGGAGGCTTTCATCGCCGCCCTGTCCTCCGACGAGAGCGGCGACTCCAAGGCGAAGAAGTAGCCGCGCGCCGGTCGTGAGACCGGCGCCGCTCGTTCCCCTTCACGGCGTGCCTCCGGGCACGCCGTGAAGCGTGTGGCGATCATGTGAGAGCCCGCCCGTTTCGCCGCGCCCTCGGTCACGCTCCGGTATCGACACGGCCCCGGACCCCTTACGTGGGAGGTCCGTGGCGCTTAGTCTGAGCGCGTCTCCCCGGTTACTCGCGAGTCACAAGGGAGAGTCACCGAGCATGTACTTCACGCGCGCCCGGAGGATGTCGTGAGCGACACACAGCCCTTGATCGAGAACCGGCCGCCCTCCGTGGCGACGCTCTTCCTGGAGCGGGTGCAGGCCACCCCGAACGCGGAGGCGTACCGCTACCCCGTGCCGGCCGTCGGCGGCGGCCCGGACGAGTGGCGGTCCTACAGCTGGGGCGAGGCGGCCGACCGCGTGTTCTCCGTCGCCGCCGGCCTCACGGCCCTCGGCGTGCGCCCCGAGGAACGCGTCGCGATCGCCTCCAACACCCGCGTGGACTGGATTCTGAGCGATCTCGCGATCCTCTGCTCCGGCGCGGCCACCACCACGGTCTACCCGAGCACGAACGCGGAGGAGACGGCGTACATCCTCGCCGACTCCTCCAGCCGCGTGCTGATCGCCGAGGACGCCTCCCAGCTCGCCAAGGCGCGGGAGAAGCGGAACGAACTGCCCGAGCTGAGGCACGTCGTGGTGATCGAGGAGGCGGACGCCGTGTCCGCCGAGGGCGACCCGGAGGACTGGGTTCTTTCCCTCTCCGAACTCGCCCGTCGCGGACGCGCCTACCTGGACACCCACCCCGAGTGCGTCAAGGAGACGGTCACCGCGCTGCGCGCCGACCAGCTCGCCACTCTCATCTACACCTCCGGCACCACCGGCAAGCCCAAGGGCGTACGGCTGCCGCACGACTGCTGGTCGTACATGGCCAAGGCGATCGCCCAGACCGGGCTGGTCACCCAGGACGACGTGCAGTACCTGTGGCTGCCGCTGGCGCACGTCTTCGGCAAGGTGCTGACCGCCGCACAGGTCGAGGTCGGACACGTCACGGCCGTCGACGGCCGGATCGACAAGATCATCGAGAACCTGCCGGTGGTGCAGCCCAGCTACATGGCAGCCGTGCCGCGCATCTTCGAGAAGGTCTACAACGGCGTGGCCGCCAAGGCGAAGGCCGGCAGCCCCGTCAAGTACAAGATCTTCCTGTGGGCCGCCGGCGTGGCCCGCGAGTACGGCAAGGTCACCCAGGACAACTTCCGCCGCACCGGCGTCGCCTCCGCCCCGGCGGGCTTGAAGGTGAAGCACGCGGTCGCTGACAAGCTGGTCTACGCCAAGATCCGGGAGGCGTTCGGCGGCAACCTGCGCGCCTGCATCTCCGGCTCGGCCGCCCTCGCCCCCGACATCGGCTACTTCTTCTCCGGCGCCGGGATCCACATCCTTGAGGGCTACGGCCTCACCGAGTCCAGCGCGGCCAGCTTCGTCAACCCCGGCGAGGCCTACCGCACCGGCACCGTCGGCAAGCCGCTTCCCGGCACCGAAGTCCGCATCGCCGACGACGGCGAGATCCTGCTGCGCGGCCCCGGCATCATGGAGGGCTACCACCAGCTGCCCGACAAGACCGCCGAGGTGCTGGAGGAGGACGGCTGGTTCCACACCGGCGACATCGGCGAACTCTCCACCGACGGCTACCTCCGTATCACCGACCGCAAGAAGGACCTGATCAAGACCTCCGGCGGCAAGTACATCGCGCCCGCCGAGGTCGAGGGCCAGTTCAAGGCGATCTGCCCGTACGTCTCCAACATCCTGGTGCACGGCGCCGACCGGAACTTCTGCACGGCCCTCATCGCCCTCGACGAGGTGTCCCTGATGCAGTGGGCCGGCGATCGGGACGGGTTGAAGGACAGGCCGTACAGCGAGGTCGTCGCCTCCGAGCAGGTCCGCAAGATGGTCGAGGACTACGTCGAGCAGCTCAACTCCGGCCTCCAGCGCTGGCAGACGATCAAGAAGTTCCGCATCCTGCCGCGGGACCTGGACGTCGAGCACGGCGAGCTGACGCCCAGCCTCAAGCTGAAGCGGCCCGCCGTGGAGCGTGAGTTCGGTCACCTCATCGAGGAGATGTACGCCGGGTCGCGCGAGGCCTGACCCGGCTTGCCCCGGAGGGCGGCACGGGT encodes the following:
- a CDS encoding pyridoxamine 5'-phosphate oxidase family protein, which gives rise to MTTTRPAPRPADQRREAVLERLRTEEDVWVATAGPEGVPCLVPLSVHWDGAAVWLSTRGANPTGRNLLQTSAVRISFGDTRDVVLIDGSVEAFSLHEVDPADADAFAARCGWDPRRAKRPGSPYLYFRVTPTDVQAFHGEHELTGRHLMRGGVWTVPAG
- the holA gene encoding DNA polymerase III subunit delta produces the protein MAGTRKKTSEDPLAPVTVAVGQEELLLDRAVQQVVTAARAADPDTDVRDLTSPELQPGTLAELTSPSLFAERKVVVVRSAQDLAADSVKDVKAYLASPAEEITLVLLHAGGPKGKGLLDAARKAGAREVACAKLTKPADRLAFVRAEFRTAGRSATPEACQALVDAIGSDLRELASACAQLAADVEGAIDDAVVARYYTGRAEASSFTVADRAVEGRTAEALEALRWSLATGVAPVLISSALAQGVRSIGKLASAPRGMRPGDLARELGMPPWKIDRVRQQMRGWSADGVSSALRAVAAADAGVKGGGNDPGYALEQAVIAVSRAARSR
- the rpsT gene encoding 30S ribosomal protein S20, yielding MANIKSQIKRIKTNEKARQRNKAVKSELKTAIRRTREAVAAGDLEKATEAARVASRKLDKAASKGVLHKNNAANKKSALAQKVASLKG
- the lepA gene encoding translation elongation factor 4 — encoded protein: MPATPSNVPEPSRTDPALIRNFCIIAHIDHGKSTLADRMLQLTGIVEERQMRAQYLDRMDIERERGITIKSQAVRLPWKPTEEADAAAAPHILNMIDTPGHVDFTYEVSRSLAACEGCVLLVDAAQGIEAQTLANLYLAMEHDLTIIPVLNKIDLPAAQPEKFAAELAHLIGCEPEDVLKVSAKTGEGVGDLLDEVVRQVPAPVGVADAPARAMIFDSVYDAYRGVVTYVKVVDGKLGRRERIRMMSTGATHELLEIGTNAPEMTAADGLGVGEVGYLITGVKDVRQSKVGDTVTQQHKGAEEPLAGYKDPKPMVFSGLYPLDGSDYPELREALHKLQLNDAALSFEPETSAALGFGFRVGFLGLLHLEVIRERLEREFNLDLIATAPNVIYQVRMEDGTEHTVTNPTEFPAGKIAEVEEPMVRATLLAPSEFVGAIMELCQARRGNLQGMDYLSEDRVELRYTLPLAEIVFDFFDALKSKTRGYASLDYEPTGEQVADLVKVDILLQGDKVDAFSAIVHKDKAYSYGVRMATKLRELIPRQQFEVPIQAAVGSRVIARETVRAIRKDVLAKCYGGDISRKRKLLEKQKEGKKRMKVVGRVEVPQEAFIAALSSDESGDSKAKK
- a CDS encoding AMP-dependent synthetase/ligase: MSDTQPLIENRPPSVATLFLERVQATPNAEAYRYPVPAVGGGPDEWRSYSWGEAADRVFSVAAGLTALGVRPEERVAIASNTRVDWILSDLAILCSGAATTTVYPSTNAEETAYILADSSSRVLIAEDASQLAKAREKRNELPELRHVVVIEEADAVSAEGDPEDWVLSLSELARRGRAYLDTHPECVKETVTALRADQLATLIYTSGTTGKPKGVRLPHDCWSYMAKAIAQTGLVTQDDVQYLWLPLAHVFGKVLTAAQVEVGHVTAVDGRIDKIIENLPVVQPSYMAAVPRIFEKVYNGVAAKAKAGSPVKYKIFLWAAGVAREYGKVTQDNFRRTGVASAPAGLKVKHAVADKLVYAKIREAFGGNLRACISGSAALAPDIGYFFSGAGIHILEGYGLTESSAASFVNPGEAYRTGTVGKPLPGTEVRIADDGEILLRGPGIMEGYHQLPDKTAEVLEEDGWFHTGDIGELSTDGYLRITDRKKDLIKTSGGKYIAPAEVEGQFKAICPYVSNILVHGADRNFCTALIALDEVSLMQWAGDRDGLKDRPYSEVVASEQVRKMVEDYVEQLNSGLQRWQTIKKFRILPRDLDVEHGELTPSLKLKRPAVEREFGHLIEEMYAGSREA